From a region of the Pontixanthobacter gangjinensis genome:
- the secD gene encoding protein translocase subunit SecD: MLEFPRWKKIWLWAITLLAVAAAIPSVLSSTNITWPSALPQPTVNLGLDLAGGSHILLEADAKQVMAQRLENMDEAVRAAFRNAEPRIRAGDYSTQGGELSFMLNDSADVDRAREELLPLIAGQGLTNEWTLVFTDETRLTLSQTEDGAEEAVTQAMDSATEVVRKRIDALGTREPTIIRQGDTRIVVQVPGLQDPEQLKALLGQTAKLEFKLVAPNAIAAPASEIETRPGIQVYPYADGTPQQGLSMPVVRLGGIQGDSLTEAKSGVNPQDNSSVVNITFDAQGGAKFAKLSTENVGKQFAIILDGKIISAPVFNEPILAGSAQISGSFTPESAYSLAISLQSGALPVDLTIVEERTVGPDLGADSIKSGMLALMVGAVAVIALMIFSYGRFGVYATIALFFNVVMLLGIMAVLNTTLTLPGIAGFVLTIGAAVDANVLINERIREERKRGRRVIAAVENGYKEASRAIYDANITNFIAGVLLFLFGSGPVRGFAVVLILGLFTSVFTAVVLTRMWVAGWLRKARPQDLNV, from the coding sequence ATGCTTGAATTTCCACGCTGGAAGAAAATCTGGCTCTGGGCGATAACATTGCTCGCGGTTGCCGCAGCGATCCCTTCGGTTCTCTCCTCAACCAATATCACTTGGCCATCAGCTTTGCCGCAACCGACGGTCAACCTCGGTCTCGACTTGGCAGGTGGTAGTCACATTCTGCTCGAAGCCGATGCCAAGCAGGTGATGGCGCAGCGGCTTGAAAATATGGATGAAGCCGTCCGCGCCGCATTCCGCAATGCCGAACCGCGGATCCGTGCCGGAGATTACTCAACTCAGGGGGGTGAGTTGAGCTTTATGCTAAACGATTCTGCTGATGTTGATCGGGCACGCGAGGAATTACTTCCTCTCATCGCTGGCCAAGGGCTGACCAATGAATGGACGCTCGTATTTACCGATGAAACCCGATTAACTCTGAGCCAGACTGAAGATGGCGCTGAAGAAGCGGTTACCCAGGCGATGGACAGCGCAACCGAAGTTGTTCGCAAGCGCATTGATGCACTGGGTACACGCGAACCAACGATTATTCGCCAGGGCGACACGCGGATCGTTGTTCAAGTTCCTGGCCTCCAAGATCCTGAACAGCTGAAAGCGCTTCTCGGTCAAACTGCCAAACTAGAATTCAAGTTGGTTGCACCTAACGCAATTGCAGCCCCGGCCTCTGAAATCGAAACACGGCCTGGAATTCAGGTCTATCCCTATGCTGATGGCACCCCGCAACAAGGCCTTTCGATGCCAGTTGTCCGGCTTGGCGGTATTCAAGGGGATTCGCTGACAGAAGCGAAGTCGGGCGTGAATCCGCAGGACAATTCATCTGTCGTGAACATCACTTTCGATGCGCAGGGTGGCGCAAAATTCGCTAAATTAAGCACTGAGAATGTTGGCAAGCAATTTGCGATTATCCTTGATGGGAAGATTATTTCGGCGCCCGTATTTAACGAGCCAATCCTTGCTGGATCTGCGCAGATTTCAGGCAGCTTCACGCCGGAGAGCGCTTACAGCTTGGCAATTTCACTTCAATCGGGCGCATTGCCGGTTGATCTGACGATTGTTGAAGAGCGCACGGTAGGGCCAGACCTCGGCGCTGATTCTATCAAGAGCGGTATGCTGGCGCTGATGGTTGGCGCGGTGGCAGTTATTGCGTTGATGATTTTCAGCTACGGTCGCTTTGGCGTTTACGCAACGATCGCGCTGTTCTTCAACGTGGTAATGTTGTTGGGCATTATGGCGGTTCTCAACACCACTTTAACGTTACCAGGTATTGCGGGATTCGTGCTTACAATTGGTGCCGCGGTTGATGCCAACGTGCTTATCAATGAACGAATACGCGAAGAACGAAAGCGAGGGCGGCGTGTGATTGCCGCTGTCGAAAATGGTTATAAAGAGGCCAGCCGAGCGATCTACGATGCTAACATCACTAATTTTATTGCCGGTGTGTTGCTATTCCTGTTCGGTTCCGGCCCGGTCCGCGGCTTTGCCGTTGTTTTGATCCTTGGTCTGTTTACCTCGGTTTTCACCGCCGTTGTCCTGACCCGCATGTGGGTCGCCGGTTGGCTACGCAAAGCGCGTCCACAAGATTTGAACGTCTGA
- the yajC gene encoding preprotein translocase subunit YajC, translating to MLNFLSTAAGAEAAPAWMQFLPLVAMGLIFWFLIIRPQMKRQKEHQEKVSSMKKGDKVVTAGGLIGKIVKVDDDYADIEIAQGVRVKAVKNTIGDIIPPAGQAAND from the coding sequence ATGCTCAATTTTCTCTCTACCGCAGCTGGCGCAGAAGCGGCACCAGCCTGGATGCAATTCCTTCCGCTCGTGGCGATGGGTCTGATTTTTTGGTTCCTGATTATCCGCCCGCAAATGAAACGCCAGAAAGAGCATCAGGAAAAAGTTTCTTCGATGAAGAAGGGCGACAAAGTCGTTACCGCCGGCGGATTGATTGGTAAAATCGTTAAAGTTGATGATGATTATGCCGATATTGAAATTGCCCAAGGGGTGCGGGTAAAAGCGGTTAAGAACACCATTGGCGACATTATTCCGCCAGCCGGCCAAGCTGCGAACGACTGA
- a CDS encoding HpcH/HpaI aldolase/citrate lyase family protein, which yields MTKPAALKTRSWLFAPGDSERKMTKAADSAADIVLLDLEDSVTPESKPNARKLVREFLATREDKQRIWVRINPLSGEYAGDDLSAIMPSAPGGIMLPKAEGRADAEKLDQLLSEHEAANGIVDGSTRIAALVTETPRAMFNTGDYEGCKRLIAMSWGAEDLSSALGASVQFRSDGEYMPTFELARSLCLLGAVAAGAAPIETIQADFRDLDGLKERALMVRSQGYRGMLAIHPAQVPVINDAFTPSAEELDRARVIVAAFADNPGAGTIGVDGAMLDRPHLALAQALLASVEQ from the coding sequence ATGACCAAGCCCGCCGCCCTCAAAACCCGATCATGGCTCTTCGCCCCCGGCGATAGCGAGCGCAAAATGACGAAAGCCGCCGATAGTGCCGCAGATATTGTCCTGCTCGATCTGGAAGATTCAGTCACACCGGAAAGCAAACCTAATGCACGCAAGTTGGTTCGCGAGTTCCTTGCAACACGCGAAGATAAGCAGCGCATATGGGTGCGGATCAATCCTCTCTCCGGCGAATATGCTGGTGATGACCTTTCGGCGATTATGCCATCTGCGCCCGGCGGGATAATGTTGCCGAAAGCAGAGGGCCGCGCTGATGCGGAGAAACTCGACCAGTTGCTGAGCGAGCATGAGGCAGCAAATGGCATCGTCGATGGCTCGACCAGAATCGCCGCATTGGTAACGGAAACGCCGCGCGCAATGTTCAACACCGGCGATTATGAAGGCTGCAAACGGTTAATCGCGATGAGCTGGGGAGCTGAGGATTTATCGTCTGCGCTTGGCGCTTCTGTGCAATTCCGGTCCGATGGCGAATATATGCCGACATTCGAACTGGCCCGCAGCCTGTGCCTGCTCGGCGCGGTCGCTGCAGGGGCCGCCCCGATTGAAACCATCCAAGCTGATTTCCGCGATCTGGACGGGCTCAAAGAACGCGCCCTGATGGTCCGCAGCCAAGGCTATCGCGGGATGCTGGCGATCCATCCCGCGCAAGTTCCAGTTATCAACGACGCGTTCACTCCCTCCGCCGAAGAACTTGACCGCGCCCGAGTCATCGTCGCAGCGTTTGCAGACAATCCCGGTGCGGGCACGATTGGCGTCGACGGCGCAATGCTTGACCGTCCGCATCTGGCCCTCGCTCAGGCTCTGCTGGCCAGCGTTGAACAGTAG
- a CDS encoding holin family protein: MALIESLIGPIASLIDKIIPDKEARAKAKLELLALEGTHELQSIEARLAAIVAEANSKDPWTSRARPSFLYVMYILLLTALPMGILAAFSPATAKDIASGMNAYLSGLPEPLYALFGTGYLGYTAARQWGKVKGLEQ; the protein is encoded by the coding sequence ATGGCTCTCATCGAATCGCTAATCGGACCAATCGCTTCGCTGATCGACAAGATCATCCCCGACAAAGAAGCCCGCGCCAAAGCTAAATTGGAACTGCTCGCGCTTGAGGGCACGCATGAACTGCAATCGATAGAGGCACGTCTCGCTGCGATTGTTGCCGAGGCCAATTCCAAAGACCCATGGACTAGCCGCGCCCGCCCCAGCTTCCTCTATGTAATGTATATTTTGCTGCTGACCGCGCTGCCAATGGGCATCCTCGCCGCCTTCAGCCCCGCCACCGCCAAAGACATCGCATCGGGTATGAACGCCTATCTCAGCGGCTTACCCGAACCGCTCTACGCGCTGTTCGGCACCGGCTACCTCGGTTACACCGCCGCGCGTCAATGGGGCAAGGTAAAGGGTTTGGAGCAGTAG
- a CDS encoding type II 3-dehydroquinate dehydratase: MSTITANTIFVLNGPNLNLLGLREPDIYGSDTLDDIAGMLEDRGRELGLTIDMRQTNHEGMLVDWLHEAQAEGAKAVLLNAAAYTHTSIALLDAIRAITTPVIEVHLSDPSTREEFRHKSYVGMAAKQCVQGLGAKGYVVALDAAALL; this comes from the coding sequence ATGAGCACTATTACCGCCAATACCATCTTCGTACTCAATGGCCCCAACCTCAATTTACTCGGGCTTCGCGAGCCGGATATCTATGGCTCCGACACGCTCGATGATATTGCCGGAATGCTAGAGGACCGCGGGCGCGAGCTCGGTCTGACGATCGATATGCGCCAGACTAATCATGAAGGCATGTTGGTTGATTGGTTGCACGAGGCGCAGGCAGAGGGTGCGAAGGCGGTTTTGCTTAATGCCGCCGCCTATACACACACCTCAATCGCGCTGCTCGATGCCATCCGCGCCATCACCACTCCGGTAATCGAGGTGCATCTTTCAGACCCTTCCACCCGCGAGGAATTTCGCCATAAATCCTATGTTGGAATGGCTGCAAAACAATGTGTCCAAGGCCTTGGTGCAAAAGGATATGTTGTAGCGTTGGACGCTGCGGCATTGCTTTAA
- the accB gene encoding acetyl-CoA carboxylase biotin carboxyl carrier protein — translation MADTKGSAGKKTGMEVDTKLVRELAEMLGETGLTEIEVEDGERKIRVSRGGGVVAPAPAMMAAPAPAPAAPIVASAAAEAAAADHSGAMKSPMVGTVYLSPNPESGPFVNVGDAVKEGDTLVIIEAMKVMNPITADKAGTIKAILVENAQPVEFDQPLAVIG, via the coding sequence ATGGCCGATACCAAGGGTTCTGCTGGCAAAAAGACTGGCATGGAAGTAGACACTAAACTGGTTCGCGAGCTGGCCGAGATGCTGGGCGAAACTGGCCTCACCGAAATCGAAGTGGAAGATGGGGAGCGCAAGATTCGCGTGTCTCGGGGCGGCGGAGTTGTTGCACCTGCACCCGCGATGATGGCCGCACCTGCGCCCGCTCCGGCCGCACCAATCGTCGCTTCAGCGGCAGCCGAAGCGGCGGCCGCCGATCATTCAGGCGCAATGAAGTCTCCGATGGTCGGTACAGTCTACCTATCACCCAACCCCGAATCAGGTCCGTTCGTCAATGTCGGCGACGCGGTGAAGGAAGGCGATACGCTGGTCATTATCGAAGCGATGAAGGTAATGAACCCGATCACCGCCGACAAGGCCGGCACGATCAAGGCGATCTTGGTCGAGAATGCCCAGCCGGTCGAATTTGACCAGCCGCTCGCAGTAATCGGGTAA
- the accC gene encoding acetyl-CoA carboxylase biotin carboxylase subunit, which translates to MGISRILIANRGEIALRIHRAAHEMGIETVAVHSTADTDAMHVRLADHAVCIGPPSATDSYLNTAAIISAAEIAQCDAIHPGYGFLSENEKFAEIVEAHDIAWIGPKPEHIRTMGDKVAAKRTAGALGLPLVPGSDGAVSDPEEAKKIADEIGYPVIIKAASGGGGRGMKVCEGPDTLASLMQAAANEAKSAFGDATVYLEKYLGDPRHIEFQVFGDGKGNAIHLGERDCSLQRRHQKVFEEAPSPVLSTEERNRMGDICAKAMADMGYRGAGTIEFLWENNEFYFIEMNTRLQVEHPVTEMITGVDLVREQIRVADGKPLSVKQSEIEFKGHAIECRINAEDPFTFAPSPGKVTSYHAAGGMHVRVDSGLYAGYSIPPYYDSMIAKLIVYGRNREGCIMRLRRALEEMVIEGVKTSIPLHRELIQQDDILNGDYSIKWLEEWLAKREES; encoded by the coding sequence ATGGGTATTTCCCGGATATTGATTGCCAATCGCGGCGAAATTGCCTTGCGCATCCACCGCGCCGCGCATGAAATGGGCATCGAAACGGTCGCAGTGCATTCCACTGCAGACACGGACGCGATGCACGTAAGGCTTGCAGATCATGCCGTGTGCATTGGCCCGCCATCAGCAACTGACAGCTATCTGAATACCGCAGCAATTATTTCAGCCGCTGAAATTGCCCAATGCGACGCGATCCACCCTGGCTATGGCTTCCTGTCGGAGAATGAGAAATTCGCCGAAATCGTAGAAGCGCATGATATTGCCTGGATTGGTCCGAAGCCCGAACATATCCGCACGATGGGCGACAAGGTCGCAGCTAAGCGCACGGCTGGAGCACTTGGCCTGCCCTTGGTGCCCGGCTCTGACGGCGCGGTAAGCGACCCCGAAGAAGCCAAGAAAATCGCCGATGAAATCGGTTATCCCGTTATTATCAAGGCAGCATCCGGCGGTGGCGGGCGCGGAATGAAAGTCTGCGAAGGCCCCGATACGCTTGCCAGCCTGATGCAAGCTGCAGCCAATGAAGCGAAGTCGGCGTTTGGCGACGCGACGGTTTATCTTGAGAAATATCTCGGCGATCCGCGCCATATCGAATTTCAGGTGTTTGGCGACGGTAAAGGCAATGCGATCCACTTGGGCGAGCGTGATTGTTCTCTGCAGCGCCGCCACCAGAAGGTTTTCGAAGAAGCGCCCTCTCCGGTTCTTTCAACCGAGGAACGTAACCGTATGGGCGATATCTGCGCCAAAGCGATGGCTGATATGGGCTATCGTGGAGCAGGCACTATCGAATTCCTTTGGGAAAATAACGAGTTCTATTTCATCGAAATGAACACCCGTCTGCAGGTTGAACATCCAGTCACGGAAATGATCACCGGAGTGGACCTCGTGCGCGAACAAATCCGCGTTGCCGATGGCAAACCACTTTCGGTTAAACAATCGGAAATAGAGTTCAAGGGCCATGCGATTGAATGCCGGATCAACGCGGAAGATCCGTTCACCTTTGCCCCCTCCCCTGGCAAAGTTACATCCTACCACGCCGCAGGCGGTATGCATGTGCGCGTCGACAGCGGCTTATATGCCGGATATTCAATCCCGCCATATTACGACAGCATGATTGCCAAATTGATTGTCTATGGCCGCAACCGCGAAGGCTGCATCATGCGCTTGCGCAGAGCACTCGAAGAGATGGTCATCGAAGGCGTCAAAACGTCAATCCCGCTCCACCGCGAATTAATCCAGCAGGATGATATCCTGAATGGCGATTATTCGATTAAATGGCTCGAAGAATGGCTGGCTAAGCGCGAGGAAAGCTAG
- a CDS encoding c-type cytochrome — translation MKALRKITLICGISALAACQADRPNPVVSASMSDANMALDAGLSVQAKAGYDLSEALCSGCHAIVSNQLSPNPESPGFEAIANTEGLTLVTLKDWLRDSHNYPEKMNFEVVDEDVDALAAYIITLRSNDYQPAI, via the coding sequence TTGAAAGCGCTGAGAAAAATTACACTTATATGCGGCATTTCCGCGCTTGCAGCGTGTCAGGCTGATCGGCCTAACCCTGTTGTTTCTGCAAGCATGTCTGATGCCAATATGGCCTTGGATGCGGGGCTCTCGGTTCAAGCCAAAGCAGGATACGATCTTTCCGAGGCATTGTGTTCCGGTTGCCACGCCATCGTTTCGAACCAGTTGTCTCCTAACCCTGAATCGCCTGGGTTTGAAGCGATTGCCAATACCGAGGGGCTCACTTTGGTGACGCTAAAGGATTGGCTACGCGATTCGCACAATTATCCCGAGAAAATGAATTTCGAAGTGGTTGATGAAGATGTCGATGCGCTCGCAGCGTATATCATTACCTTGCGTAGCAATGATTATCAGCCAGCAATCTAA
- a CDS encoding Lrp/AsnC family transcriptional regulator: MANLDEIDRRLLAELQNEGRVTNVELAQRVGLTAPPCLRRVRSLEEEGVIRGYHAELDASQLGFAITVFAMVSLKSQAESSLREFEDHMNALPEVREVHMLNGEIDFILKVVSRDLQSFQEFLTSKLTPAPNVESVKTSLTIRTAKHEPGVPLD, translated from the coding sequence ATGGCAAATCTCGACGAGATTGACCGGCGTTTGCTTGCCGAATTGCAGAATGAAGGGCGTGTAACCAACGTAGAATTGGCACAGCGCGTCGGATTAACCGCGCCGCCATGCTTGCGTCGCGTTCGTTCGCTCGAAGAAGAGGGCGTAATTAGGGGCTACCATGCCGAACTGGATGCCTCGCAATTGGGTTTTGCAATCACCGTTTTCGCGATGGTTAGCCTAAAAAGCCAGGCAGAGAGCTCCCTACGCGAATTTGAAGATCATATGAACGCGCTGCCTGAAGTGCGCGAGGTTCACATGCTCAATGGTGAAATCGATTTTATTCTCAAAGTGGTCAGCAGAGATTTGCAGAGCTTTCAGGAGTTCTTGACGAGCAAGCTGACGCCTGCGCCAAATGTCGAAAGCGTCAAAACATCGCTGACCATCCGGACTGCGAAGCATGAACCGGGTGTGCCTCTAGATTAA
- a CDS encoding sensor histidine kinase, which translates to MNTQTAMHFDDRLATVLRHRAAGERAARTQFRQLLDLLGNKPSNVARNKEESLMAAAWLRLGALGEGISATERAAMISDPSLRVRNAELVAHLAEDEPEVAAAALTKASLIDDDWEALIPRLPIRARGFLRLRRDLSHSTINILERLGIQDRGLPVPARQEDQSDSTLTVPKAAKIPQAANDQPDNLELTDIVEEDTAIGALVKRIEAFRMARALPPSPSADAPHLPLSELAAEVEKSPLSGFAFSTDMRGRIDWASDGVAPAVIGLNLGHSPDNPHVYEAIRFRQPLRGLPLVLEGAPIIEGDWIVDASPRFTQPGGRFFGYAGMIRRMPTNVKSLHGLRQSSEADRLRQLLHELRTPVNAIQGFSEVIQQQLFGPAPHEYRALAASIAGDSARMLAGFDELDRLARLETGALEIEPGETNFATIVIEQVGQLQEVLKPRTASYELGVAPVPAIPLTVVDAEAMAWRLLATITGAIGAGEHLQIELEDSDGNLQLSCEMPMSLAAKDDIFNSSSKPTSGSLSAGMFGSGFSLRLVRAEARAIGGDLRRVDDWLLLTIPPLTAAEAAPSQSHA; encoded by the coding sequence GTGAACACCCAGACTGCCATGCACTTCGATGACCGCCTTGCCACCGTATTGCGCCACCGCGCAGCGGGAGAGCGTGCGGCACGGACTCAGTTCAGGCAGTTGCTCGATCTGCTAGGCAACAAGCCAAGCAACGTAGCGCGCAACAAAGAGGAAAGCCTGATGGCGGCGGCGTGGTTGAGGCTTGGCGCGCTCGGCGAGGGTATATCAGCCACCGAGCGCGCCGCCATGATCAGCGATCCGAGCTTGCGCGTACGCAATGCCGAACTTGTTGCGCATCTTGCAGAAGACGAACCCGAAGTAGCAGCGGCGGCATTGACCAAAGCGAGTTTGATCGACGACGATTGGGAGGCACTGATCCCGCGCCTACCAATTCGAGCGCGAGGATTTCTGCGTTTACGCCGCGACTTGTCGCATTCAACCATCAATATTCTTGAACGCTTGGGCATTCAGGACCGCGGATTGCCAGTACCCGCGCGACAAGAAGATCAATCTGATTCGACTTTAACAGTGCCCAAGGCAGCCAAAATCCCCCAGGCAGCAAACGATCAGCCAGACAACCTCGAATTGACCGATATAGTGGAGGAAGATACCGCGATTGGGGCCTTGGTCAAACGCATCGAGGCATTTCGTATGGCCCGCGCTTTGCCCCCATCGCCGAGCGCAGATGCGCCGCATTTGCCACTGAGCGAACTTGCCGCAGAGGTCGAAAAATCGCCTTTATCTGGCTTTGCCTTTTCTACAGATATGCGAGGCAGAATTGATTGGGCCAGCGACGGAGTTGCTCCTGCGGTGATTGGCCTGAACCTAGGCCATTCGCCAGATAACCCTCACGTATACGAGGCAATTCGATTTCGGCAGCCGCTGCGTGGTCTTCCGCTAGTCCTTGAAGGTGCACCTATCATTGAAGGGGACTGGATCGTAGACGCCAGCCCACGTTTCACCCAGCCGGGCGGTAGGTTTTTCGGGTATGCAGGCATGATTCGTCGCATGCCTACCAATGTTAAAAGCCTTCACGGCCTTCGGCAATCAAGCGAAGCGGACCGCCTGCGCCAATTGCTGCATGAACTCCGCACGCCGGTGAATGCAATTCAGGGGTTCTCCGAAGTGATTCAGCAGCAATTATTCGGCCCAGCTCCGCATGAATACCGTGCGCTTGCTGCTAGCATTGCCGGTGACAGTGCGCGGATGTTGGCCGGATTTGACGAACTGGACCGGCTTGCACGGCTGGAAACCGGCGCGCTTGAAATTGAGCCGGGCGAAACTAATTTTGCGACGATCGTCATCGAACAGGTCGGGCAATTGCAGGAAGTGCTGAAACCACGCACAGCCAGCTACGAATTGGGCGTGGCACCTGTTCCGGCCATCCCGCTGACGGTGGTTGACGCTGAAGCTATGGCTTGGCGGCTGCTTGCCACCATCACGGGCGCAATCGGCGCGGGTGAGCATTTGCAAATCGAGCTAGAAGACAGCGATGGAAATTTGCAGCTGAGTTGCGAAATGCCCATGTCGCTTGCCGCCAAAGACGACATTTTCAACTCATCTAGCAAGCCGACCAGCGGCTCGTTGAGCGCCGGAATGTTTGGATCAGGCTTTTCCTTGCGGCTGGTTCGGGCTGAAGCGCGCGCAATTGGCGGTGATCTAAGGCGGGTTGATGATTGGCTGCTGCTCACTATACCACCCTTGACCGCCGCTGAAGCCGCACCTAGCCAATCCCACGCCTGA
- a CDS encoding polysaccharide deacetylase family protein produces MIDPPANGSEVLFSANFGQRALLTVDTEEEFDWNGPFKASGHGLDHVRRLAKFQQFCEGLGVSPVYLVDWPVATSKLAADILAEPLASGKAELGIQLHPWVNPPFEEEINTHNSYAGNLPAELEEAKFLALRDEIQKNFSITPQIYRAGRYGLGPASSGILKRAGIGIDSSVRANFDYSAAGGPDYRNHPLAPYWVDVERRLLELPLTTVYWGMLRRQGKMLFPALARIPRLHGLAAKLGLLERIPLTPEGVTAEEALRGIDMALDDGLPLLVMSFHSPSLVPGNTPYVRSEADLDALYDWWRRIYTYLEMRRVAPTTVKEIMESVEVS; encoded by the coding sequence ATGATTGATCCACCCGCAAATGGGTCTGAAGTACTTTTCTCCGCCAATTTCGGGCAGCGCGCCCTATTGACCGTCGATACCGAAGAAGAATTCGATTGGAATGGCCCCTTTAAGGCGAGCGGCCACGGTCTTGACCACGTTCGCCGGTTAGCCAAATTCCAGCAATTTTGCGAAGGACTAGGTGTTAGCCCTGTCTATCTTGTCGATTGGCCCGTCGCGACTTCGAAGTTGGCCGCTGATATTCTTGCCGAACCACTCGCAAGCGGCAAGGCCGAGCTCGGGATCCAGCTACACCCTTGGGTCAACCCTCCGTTTGAGGAGGAAATCAATACGCACAATAGCTATGCTGGCAATCTACCGGCCGAGCTGGAGGAAGCGAAGTTCCTTGCCTTGCGGGATGAAATCCAGAAAAACTTTAGCATTACACCACAGATATACCGCGCTGGCCGTTACGGGCTTGGCCCCGCTTCGTCGGGAATACTTAAACGCGCTGGCATCGGGATCGACAGCTCGGTTCGCGCCAATTTTGACTATAGCGCTGCGGGCGGTCCTGATTATCGGAACCATCCGCTCGCGCCCTACTGGGTCGATGTGGAGCGCCGGCTGCTCGAATTGCCACTTACAACAGTTTATTGGGGCATGCTTCGCAGACAAGGCAAGATGCTGTTCCCAGCTCTTGCTCGAATTCCTCGCCTGCATGGCCTCGCCGCAAAATTGGGGTTGCTAGAGCGTATTCCGCTGACGCCCGAAGGCGTTACAGCCGAAGAAGCATTGCGCGGCATTGATATGGCCCTGGATGACGGCCTTCCGCTACTTGTGATGTCATTTCACAGCCCTTCTCTTGTACCTGGGAACACGCCCTATGTACGAAGCGAAGCTGATCTAGACGCCTTGTATGATTGGTGGCGGCGCATTTACACCTACCTCGAGATGCGGAGGGTCGCGCCCACCACAGTTAAGGAAATCATGGAATCAGTCGAGGTTTCCTAG